The sequence TGTGATCAAAAGCTACTCAAGTCCAGTTGccaattattttctaattttctgtCGTTCATTTACTTTGGACAAAACACAAAAGGAGTTCAGATAAAATGCCACATTaggaaaatgagaaaaatatgtATTACATACAATAGTTCGTGCTAGAGATGATCTCATGATGGATTAAGATAGGGTCAAATAGGACCGTCAGTGACAATCATACCTTAGAAGTGCATTAAAACAAATGGGATTCAGCTAAAGTAATGCATTGAAGAAATTAAGAATAATATGTATTACCTACAATAGTCTGTCCCTGCTAGAGATGATCTCATGATTGGTTAAGGAAGGGCCAAATAGGACTACAAGTGACAGCCatagtaaattattaaaagtcCTGTGACTTAAAGACAATGCTGTCAGCCAAGCACCCACTTGACAGAGAACATTGAACAGACCTCAGGTTTATAAGTATACACTGAACAGGTTTCTTTAAATTGTATAACATTATACAAAGAGCAAATGTCCACTCACCTAGGCCAATTGATGAAGCCACACCAAGAACTAGCCACCAGAGACCAAACCGTAGATACTTGAGAAGCTCCTGAACAGGCTGCAGTGTCTTGAAGAAAAGCAGGcatagaattaaaataaaagagtagAAGGTTAGACGCACATGCATACAACTCAGGCATGGCAAGGAGGATTGGAAGATAATCCACCAGTGCAGGAATAAAATGTATCAATGGTTGTGTTTCTGGAGCTTCTTTTCTTCAATCACTGGACAAAAAACTcccaaattttcaaagttttaaGAGACCAATGGAGGGAAAGTAAAATTTATTTGCATTAGCTGATGGATAAAACTTTTATCtacaaataatatcaatttcattGGTTACGGCCTAAGAATATTTGCAGCTATTAACTAATGAAGACAAAAGTCTTATAAGTTATCACTGTGATATTACATTcggaaagaaaaatgaaatagaaaagaTTAACATATAAATCTATTAAGAAAAGGAACAATTTCAAATTGTTGTTATCAGTTCTTCACTTATTTGTTGAATACTGGATGAAGATCACGCCATGGACATAGAAAGAACTTTCTAAGTTAGTAGATTAAGTTTGAAAGAACATGCAATATAGGGAGAGATGCCACGATTCTTAAGAATGTACATCATGCTCAAACAAAGGAAACACAAAATGCTTCATTACTTGCTACCTCCTCCACCTcgccttaaaaaaaaaaagagaaatagcGTTCCTTACTTGAGCTATACCCTAAATCCTCTGATTTTAATTCAAAGGATTAATTATCTAAAGAACTTCATGCTAGTATAACaaaaggaaaattaagaaactCAAGAGCCCCGGATTTAGTAGTTAACATGACAGACTAATGGGATGTTGAAATGTGTTGATAAAGCTCTACAGATCACATAGTATCCTCCACTATGACAAAATGCATTGTAGCACAGGAATAAATAGCATACCTCCTCATACGCCCTACCACGCGTAAAAAGCAAACTCCCACCTGCGGTTGCCAGCAGTATGACCACTAGACAGCTGCACTTGATAGTAACTGAAAATTGATGAAGACACTTAAGAACAgctaaacaaaagaatttaaCTGTCTTTAGTGGCTGATTCGTCAGACTCAGATGCTCCAGCTCCCTATTGTGTCTGTCAAGGAGTCCTGCTGgaatatataaatcatttttccAAGTTTAAGTCACCGTTCGAGATCTTGGTACCATGTATTGATATTGGGTATCCTACACAATGAATGAGAGACTACATAGACCTTCACATGATAAACCTTTATCAAATCACTAGACACATAGGCTTCACAAGTCATGTTGGCAATACATTCTGCCCAGATTCACCGATTAATTTATACTAGAAAAATGAAGTTGAACATGAAGAACAAGATATCACTCCATTACCCTGAAGGAGTTGGCATTGTGGTCAAAGTTCAAAACTAGACCTCTTAAGATTAACTCATACCCAACCCCAGATTAAGCACATCAATTTccagaaatataaaataagtaaactCACTACCAATCGTTGAAATTTCAACTAGACAATTTATACATCCACAATCCATGCCATGATTAAGTATTACTTATTACAAGAATGCTTGACgacattcaaaattcaaatagcTTATGACACCATAAATCCATAAATTCACCTCATCTTCAATAAACTCAAGTAACCACCCACCTCAATTATGTAAGACTTTAGTTTTTGGGACATCATAAAATAATTGCAACCATTCAGTTACTATGCAACtttaaagaatttttacaatttttagtttattaaactattcagaatttaaactttaaagtgaTGATTCCTCTATCACACTAACTTTAAATAGTTTCTTCTTTTGTcattaataaaacatataagTCAAATTAACATCTAAAACTTTATACCCTTTCAAACACCTGACTATTATTCCTCTTTTCATCAACCAATCTGATGTCAGTGGAAGAAGTTTAGTCCCAGACCACCCCTTCTCCTTTTATTCCCATTCCCAGATACCTCTTAAATAATGCATTAAAAACCCTTCAATGTACTTTTTTTCATTATCAGCAATCTTTAGAACAAACATTACTTTATGGATGCACCAAAAGGAGACAAATAGAAACcatatgacaaaaaataaaaatttgaacgAAACCCATGAATGGTAGAGAAATTCGCACACCCTCAAACCCCTAAAGagtaaaaaatcacattaaatagAGATATCTGCACGCCCAAGAACCCTTACAAAAATTGAAGAAACCCCCGATAAATATGGAGACGCAAACAGAGAATTAACTGACCAGAAGCAGAGTTGTCAACATGAAGCGGAGAATCAAGAAGTTGTTCTTGCTCTACAGACCCCATTCAAGAAACTCAGCTATGGCGAAGtgacaagaaaagaagagaaaacttGAAATTCCAATCTGTTAGGGATGAAGTCGAAATCAATGTACCTTGAAATATGGGATTTATTTAGAGTATATTTATATCTTCTtgggaaaaacaaaaagaatcgaataataaaaaataaaaaaaaggaaatactaATTTTGTTCTTTGCTCGTGGTCGTggattttttgtttataaaaaaaggaaaaaggacaaaaaagaagttctcaaattttattattttcctaaTGTCTACATTATAGTTTTTTCTGTTAAACTATTTtggaaattaataaatttaacataaaatcaaataatataaaaattgacaACATCTTCGAGTAGATGTTGCAAAAATTGAATCGATCATTAAATCGAACCAAAAGAAATATTGTTAAATCATTATTATTGGGTTATCGGGTTAAcatgtttttaataaaattattaggcTATCGATTTTGAGTAATGGGTTATTCGGTAAATCTATAACTCATTAAGACTATAGTAAGTTACTACAATACccttcataaatatttaatattaataatttaacatatctAGACACTATATCATTGTTTTACACTACGGTCTTCACACGTCATAGTATTTCTACTTCACGTCAGaaatttcatattatgtttTGGTTGTCACATGTTATTGTAGCCTTCGTACTACATTCACTCTTATTGAtacaacttttcattatattttttgttttactacatcaaaatatttatagcAGATTTATTTGTTTCACTATATCGAGCCAAATTGtcatagaaataaaaaaatttataatcattttCTCAAATCAAAAATCGAATTGATAATgacaaaaaatcaataaatcaaaaataaataaaaattttattattaatttaaaatatttaaaaatcaaaatcgaTAAATCAAACTAATTATATCCAAAACTAAACCAAATCAACCCATGATCACCCGTGTAAGAAATACTAAATGCTTCTTTATAACTCTAACGCAATATCTAGCGTGCACGCCCTGTATAATTGGGGTAtgaagtttcaaaatttaaatagaaTGTTGCTTAGTTTTTGTACATTAGTTTGTTCACAGTTTGTCCTTTTTTCGAAGGCAAATTAAAAGTACTTATATTGctttatttaattgtttacGCCATTTTCAGAATACATCTCAAAAATTGGATGTTTGAATCACCAAGAAAACGAGAAAATGAACACTcccaaaaaaagaatttatttttcattttccccGATATTAAGaatcttattttcatttttaaaaaatcaaaaaaatttaaggaacgaacttgaaaaaaataaaaaatattatcgaACACGTCGAGaaagtattaataattaaatactcACAATGCTTACGTGTTATTTCTTTTAGATacactcttttcttttttagattTCATTTTTGAGATTATACTAGATAAActtatatagatagatagatagatagatagatttatagatagatagatatatatagagagagagagaatttttatcatttataacaaaaatatatttgtaatacAATTTTAGTGTATAAATTTATCGTCaaacaagcataatatattttaaaacacatGCATACACCATATTACATATCTAATTCGTTTTTAATACATAGTAGATTTATCACATTATTATCATGCATtgttatatattgaaaaaaatgaaaaaacatcATTATCAAGCGGAGTGTTTCACGCATTAGTTGGCCCCTTGTCTGCGTAAATCAAGGGCGAACACTCATCGCTTACGATATGAACTATCGCGGTATCTACTCATGTTCGCTCCCCATGCTTTCACAACTCAGCGCCTTTGCTTTTAGCGTTCTTTTCATAGATCTCTGAATTTCACCTCTACACACGAAATTTCAGTTGGTGAGCTCATTTGAGTTTACCTTTTATATTCGGCGTATCGCGCAGTACAACCTTGATTCGCCTTTCGATCCTTCAATTGTCATCGTTGCACTATCACTTTCAGTGATGACCAGCAAGATAACCTTTCTTATTCGGCGCATCGCCTTTTAAATCAATAATTACTTATTAAAAAATACTCAtcgaaatatattttttttctcataactACTCAGTACTGTCCATCCTGGCCAGTGTCATGATGGGCCTAGCAGTATGAAAGGCTCCCATGTTGGGCCGTACTAGTGAGCTGGACTTTCCACTAGCTTTCACTTGATACAAAAAGCCCAATACATTTTGGGCCCTCTATCTTTGGCCCAACACTCACGTCCAAAGATGTGTAAAAACTCGTTTTTATTagggaaaaaacaaaattattttggaGGTTAAAGTATGATTAAGATGTTTTTAAttcaaaatgacaaaaaaaatggaGGTCATTctctatattgtattttttctttcatttagttCTTTTTTGGTTTTAAGGACACTATTCCCTCGAATTTGATATTGAGTCAAtaattaaagttaatgaattttgaattagctaataatttgttttagttattgagtttgtattgaaatatttctatTCACGTAATAAATTTTCTggtacaaatatataaatttgagtaaaacttgatgaattttATTTCTCGCATTATAGTTTTCTCATATCTACACGTGATTTATTCAGTGGCGTAGCCACGTAGTATTAAGGGTATCAAATTAGAGACCTTTCATCAGGAAAAAAAAACAGCACATgtacaagtaaaatgatatacgaaataattaaataacctaTTTTGAATATCCTTTAAGAAATTTCTGACTCCGCCACTGAATTTATTAATTGCATTATTTGTAATATTCTTTTTAGTGTTGTTACAAGATTATACTATTTGAGATcttaatttacataatattattttagtctttttatttattatattaatatttttaattacaaatacgacaatttattataaaatataaatatatacacgATTTATGTCTTATTTTATTGGTTAGTGGACTACTTTTTTAGGAgtcatattttatcttttattttatttaattttaaaatctcAATCACAATTATATTGGATACAtttctttaataaatatttatttttctaccaTTGATGCACTATTTTTTTCCCCATCTTTTTCAATGTCATCTTTTTCAAGAAAAGATTTGTATCTACTTCTCGAAAATATCTCTCCTtgtttcaattcaaaatcatctattacaatatttttttttaaaaaaataaaaatttcttcttcaataaaTCGATTATGAGCACGAAAATTGCTTTTGATAATACTCATCGAAGAGTTCTCATTTGATGAAGGCTAATATCGATGTCAACAGCCCAATTGTTTACTCAACACAAAAATTACAATTGTTAATTCGAAGAAGATTCACATTATCATAGTGAATGTGATTTGTATCATCTGGTCCATAAAGTATAGGAAAAAATTTAGACACAAAAATATGTTAGTGTATACACTTTGATGACTGATTTAGTACAATTATTGATGATATGTTATTTTGAATAGTTATTTGTATTGTCAATAATTATTTGTGTTGCTATACGATTTGTGTCAACCACTAATAAACATAACATTATTGTATTCATAAATTATAGAGTGAAGGTAAATTAATTAGAGCGTACGAAGTACATTATCTAGACATCTACAAgaataaatttgatatattcttgaattttgCAAAGTTCATCCATTTTGTGTgaacaatttatatatacatattgaatTAGAGAAATTACTATTCCTTCCGTTCATTGTACTTGATTTTGCAGCTCTTTAAAgcgtctaaatgaattatacgGACAACTTTAAAAGGGCATCGATCACttaaaaaatacatacattCGAGAAAAAGAGCCGATTGTATGGGAAATCCTTCAAGAAGTTATGCAGGGACACCCTGTATTGCGGCAATGTGTGGGCAGTAATTAATAAACCCAATTATAATGCTTGGAATCTTTTGGTAATAATATCATTGTCCTAATATTGCTTCATGAATATTATTCACAAATTAATAGTGGAATCATGATTGTCCTGATATTGTCCATGAATATATTAGGTATACGTATCAtctatatactatatatattgattgtttACTTTTTATCGTTCAACACCCTTTTACGTACTGAATATATAACGTATACGTATCTTCATATATACTATATTGATTATGTCCTCTTTATCCTTTAACACCCCTTTACGTActgaaaataagtaaataagtaaaaaccttcattattttcctaaaaaactttttttcataaataaaaataaaaatatatctataaTTTCCTTTCCAACAAATACATGAACCTCACAATCCACATCAAAACAGGtttggaaaaatattaataGCGCAATTTATTGAGTTTATGAATTTCACATTTTTAGGAATCGTTTAGGAGAGGAGAGATGAATGTGGACCTTGTTCTTGGTGTTTTCCCAATAAGCTTCTAACTGttattactagtatatatattGAACCAAAAAGCACAAATTtagaacaagtaaaaaaaaagaacttcttTTCTTATTCTACATTAAGCTTAATTATGTCTTTTAAATTACTCTTTATCCATTTCTTAGTCACATACATGGTCCTTAGTGAAATTTTATTGATGTCATTTTCATATGCAACAAATACTAATTGTCCATCAGGGTACCCAAAGAAGGGAGTGGGAGTGGAGAAAGAAGATGTAGACAAAATGCAATTTGCAGTGAATTTAGAGTTTTTAGAAGCAGAGTACTTTTTATGGGCTTCTTATGGATTTGGGCTTGACGTAGTTGCACCAAATTTGCCTATGTCTGGGCCATCTCCTATTGGTGGTAGAAAAGCAAATCTTGATCAACTTACCAACAATATTATTATGGAATTTGCTAATCAAGAAGTTGGTCATCTAAggtgaaaaattgaaatttggagTATTGACGTCGCATATCcaaatttcaaatcatgatatcAAATTGCATGTTCAAATGAAAGCTAAGTTTTATCTAACATGATGCgaagtatttatatataattaggtTGTGTAATGTGTGTTTGATTGTTTTGCAGGTCACTTAACTCAACAGTTGGTGTTTTTCCAAGACCTTTGTTAGATCTTAGTGCCAAACATTTTGCAAAGATATTTGACGATGCTTTTGGGCACAAGTTAGTACCTCCATTTGATCCATACAGAGACAGTTTGAGCTACATGTTATCTTGCTatgtaattccatatgttgGATTAGTTGGTTATGTTGGTACAAATCCCAATATCAACGGCTACGAAACCAAAAGGGtaagtaaatatatattctATGCATTAATCCTCCATTCCGCCTCCCTGGATAATTTACGAAGAATGATTTTAGAGGCGGGTGATCTTGAACTTTTGACATTGATAGTCATGTGAACAGAACTTGAAATTCAACAATTGTAACTTTTAACACTAAAGGTTTTCTCATAAGTCAAACAACCATCAAAACTTCAAGATCGCTCATTATTAAAAGTAATTTCGTATAGTAATACTAATAGAAAGACAACTTTCCTTATTCTTCTCCGATTCACAACTCCtattttttcccaaaaataGCATGTTATAAACTAGAACAATAGATACAAGAACGTATTTTACACCCTCAAAAGCAAATGATTCGTAAAAATATGACTCTAAACTTAGatgaaaaatgacaaatatatttaaaaagtataacCTTTTCTATTGcaaataatacttttttttcttttgtagctTTTGGCAGGGTTATTAGGTGTTGAATCAGGACAAGACGCAGTTATCAGGATGTACCTCTACGAGAGAGCAGCTGAATTAGTTTCTCCTTACCAATACACGGTGGCTGATTTCACATCTCGTATATCAGGACTAAGAAATAAATTAGGTAAATGCGGGATCAAAGATGAAGGTATATACGTTCAGTCACCACTTGGAGCAGAGAATCGGACTAGAAGTAACGTATTATCAGCTAATTTTGGTTCACTTTCATACAAAAGAACTCCAGCTGAGATTTTAAGGATCGTATACGGTTCTGGAGATGAACATGTGCCTGGTGGATTTTATCCTAAGGGTGCTAATGGAAAAATTGCTAAGGAATTTCTGAAATAGACATgagaataattaaattaatcattttctatatttggaataaatttgtatgaaataaaataaacatgtaGTATGgtgtttattttgaaaaaataaacatcaaatattatatatcatattggaaagaaaataaaaatgttgtGCATGCAACTATATCTTATGCCGAAGGAAATAAGTAATTAAAGGTGTCCACTAATTCATCATTATATTATGGGAAAGTTGTAACTATATAAAACAATGTTACGTAATACTATAGCTGTGTATGAAAAAGTGTATAATGATAGAAAGCAATTAATCGTTGTTAGATGATTTAAattagggcaactttcacatatagcaaacaaaaaattcatatttgtatgctatagcaaactttgcataattgcgctccatagcaaacataaaactgtataattcgttatacatatacaagtgtataattcgctggcctaaattgtataattcgctggcctaaattgtataattcgctggcctaaattgtataattcgctggcctaaattgtataattcgctggcctaaattgtataattcgctggcctaaattgtataattcgctggcctaaattgtataattcgctggcctaaattgtata comes from Solanum pennellii chromosome 1, SPENNV200 and encodes:
- the LOC107030104 gene encoding desiccation-related protein PCC13-62-like, with protein sequence MSFKLLFIHFLVTYMVLSEILLMSFSYATNTNCPSGYPKKGVGVEKEDVDKMQFAVNLEFLEAEYFLWASYGFGLDVVAPNLPMSGPSPIGGRKANLDQLTNNIIMEFANQEVGHLRSLNSTVGVFPRPLLDLSAKHFAKIFDDAFGHKLVPPFDPYRDSLSYMLSCYVIPYVGLVGYVGTNPNINGYETKRLLAGLLGVESGQDAVIRMYLYERAAELVSPYQYTVADFTSRISGLRNKLGKCGIKDEGIYVQSPLGAENRTRSNVLSANFGSLSYKRTPAEILRIVYGSGDEHVPGGFYPKGANGKIAKEFLK